From a single Anaerolineales bacterium genomic region:
- a CDS encoding NADH-quinone oxidoreductase subunit J gives MTGEQIIFLITAGFTLGSGLMVVTARNLVHAALWLVSTLFGVAVTYALLNANFIAVVQVTVYIGAIAILFIFAVMLTRRDLRDSGPQTNKNWWAGALLAVLTFAGLASLLQGWSGFSKTGAAFPSDFDAIAALGEALVSPDAYVLPFEVASVLLMAALVGAVYLAFNRK, from the coding sequence ATGACTGGTGAACAAATCATTTTTCTCATTACCGCCGGTTTCACCCTCGGCTCCGGCTTGATGGTGGTGACGGCGCGCAACCTTGTCCATGCGGCGTTGTGGCTGGTCTCCACGCTGTTCGGCGTCGCAGTGACGTATGCGCTGTTGAACGCGAACTTCATCGCCGTGGTGCAGGTGACCGTGTACATCGGCGCGATCGCCATCCTCTTCATCTTCGCGGTCATGCTCACACGCAGGGATTTGCGCGACAGCGGTCCGCAGACGAATAAGAATTGGTGGGCGGGCGCGCTGTTGGCGGTGCTGACGTTCGCGGGGCTGGCGTCCCTGCTTCAGGGTTGGAGCGGCTTCTCGAAGACAGGGGCAGCTTTCCCGTCCGATTTTGATGCGATTGCGGCATTGGGCGAGGCGCTGGTCTCGCCGGATGCTTATGTCCTGCCGTTCGAAGTGGCATCCGTCCTTTTGATGGCGGCGCTGGTGGGCGCGGTCTATCTCGCGTTCAATCGAAAATAG
- the ndhC gene encoding NADH-quinone oxidoreductase subunit A, whose protein sequence is MNEWLYVALFLLVGLIIPIGAIAAGFIFGPKKPNPIKESTYECGIEAVGESRIQFKAQYYIFALVFLIFDVEAVFLFPWAVKLGHLGLFVVVEGIIFVAILVVGLVYTWRKGMLEWV, encoded by the coding sequence ATGAATGAGTGGTTATATGTTGCGCTGTTTCTACTTGTAGGGTTGATTATCCCGATTGGCGCCATTGCAGCCGGTTTCATTTTTGGACCCAAAAAGCCAAATCCCATTAAAGAATCGACATACGAATGCGGTATCGAGGCAGTGGGCGAGTCGCGCATCCAGTTCAAGGCTCAATATTACATCTTCGCGCTGGTCTTCCTCATCTTTGATGTGGAGGCGGTCTTCCTCTTCCCGTGGGCTGTAAAATTGGGGCATCTCGGTTTGTTCGTGGTGGTGGAGGGAATTATCTTTGTTGCCATCCTTGTTGTTGGTTTGGTGTACACATGGCGCAAGGGAATGTTGGAATGGGTGTAA
- a CDS encoding nucleotidyltransferase family protein — MALTSQEILTEMHRLVDAGNQRNIQIRAIGGLAVQAHNKRNHPLFAREFADLDFAVAKKQRREFEAFMLEVGYSPDKQFNILNGATRQIYFDDRTDMKVDIFVGDFEMCHKIPLEERLTADPLTIPLAELLLSKAQIVELNRKDLLDITSILLNNETGGDDNEHINLSVLARLCSQDWGLYKTTSINLERVEQFIGTEELLSAEERGIIVQRVREIQRTFEEMPKPIAWQLRDRVGTRVKWYIEVEEVDR; from the coding sequence ATGGCGTTGACATCACAGGAAATTTTGACGGAAATGCATCGGTTGGTGGATGCGGGGAATCAAAGGAATATCCAGATCCGCGCGATTGGCGGGCTGGCGGTACAGGCGCATAACAAACGGAATCATCCGTTGTTCGCGCGCGAATTCGCCGACTTGGATTTCGCCGTGGCAAAAAAACAGCGCCGCGAGTTCGAAGCCTTCATGCTCGAAGTCGGCTATAGCCCCGATAAACAGTTCAACATCCTCAACGGCGCCACCCGTCAGATCTACTTCGACGATAGAACGGATATGAAGGTCGATATCTTCGTCGGCGACTTTGAAATGTGCCACAAGATTCCGCTCGAAGAGCGCCTCACCGCCGACCCGCTCACCATTCCGCTGGCGGAACTTCTGCTTTCCAAAGCGCAGATTGTCGAACTCAACCGCAAAGACCTGCTTGATATTACGTCCATTTTGTTGAATAATGAAACCGGCGGCGACGACAACGAACATATCAACCTGTCCGTGCTTGCCCGCTTGTGCAGCCAGGATTGGGGCTTGTACAAGACCACCTCCATCAATCTGGAGCGTGTCGAGCAATTCATCGGCACGGAAGAACTTCTCTCGGCGGAGGAACGCGGCATCATCGTTCAGCGGGTGCGCGAAATACAACGCACCTTCGAAGAGATGCCCAAGCCCATCGCCTGGCAATTGCGAGACCGCGTCGGCACGCGCGTCAAGTGGTATATCGAAGTGGAAGAAGTGGATCGATGA
- a CDS encoding NADH-quinone oxidoreductase subunit H has translation MNFWNDPLKVAADWLEGIFTGWGMDAVFAHVLVAFLGVMLLIVLLMVVDIFLVWVERKVVARFQDRLGPNRLGPFGLIQPFADIIKLIIKEDTTPGSADKVVYNLAPILSMMSVLILWAVVPLAPVMLGTDLNVGVLFIIAAGAIGTLSIIMAGWSSDNKFALIGGFRQVAVMVSFEIPMLAMLMIPVIFAGSMNMNAIINSQDVWYFWISPLGALIFLIAAIAELGRAPFDLAEGESELVSGYNIEYSGMKFGMFYAGELLHAFTFGGFWAILFFGGYRFFGLEQVSPFLAILILIIKAMIGYWLIMWVRYTVMRTRIDQMLAFNWKFLTPLAFALVLVTALMNALLAGAPTWLYILGMFLANVVTGWVALEIARSVTRKEREQVEGPAKTAEASH, from the coding sequence ATGAATTTTTGGAATGACCCATTGAAAGTCGCTGCAGACTGGCTGGAAGGTATTTTCACCGGCTGGGGCATGGACGCGGTCTTTGCCCATGTGCTGGTCGCTTTCCTGGGCGTCATGCTGCTGATCGTACTGCTGATGGTGGTGGATATCTTCCTGGTGTGGGTCGAGCGCAAGGTCGTTGCCCGTTTCCAGGACCGCCTGGGTCCCAACCGGTTGGGTCCTTTCGGTTTGATCCAGCCGTTCGCAGATATCATCAAGCTTATCATCAAGGAAGACACCACGCCGGGCAGCGCAGACAAGGTTGTATATAACCTTGCGCCGATCCTGTCGATGATGTCCGTGCTGATCCTGTGGGCGGTGGTGCCGCTGGCTCCTGTGATGCTTGGCACCGACCTGAACGTTGGCGTGTTGTTCATCATTGCAGCCGGTGCCATTGGCACGTTGTCCATCATCATGGCGGGCTGGTCGTCGGATAACAAGTTCGCGTTGATCGGCGGCTTCCGTCAGGTGGCGGTGATGGTCTCGTTCGAGATCCCCATGCTTGCCATGCTGATGATCCCCGTCATTTTTGCGGGCTCGATGAACATGAACGCCATCATCAATTCGCAGGACGTCTGGTATTTCTGGATCTCGCCGCTGGGCGCGTTGATCTTCCTCATCGCTGCCATCGCCGAACTGGGGCGCGCTCCCTTCGACCTGGCAGAAGGCGAATCGGAGCTGGTTTCCGGCTACAACATCGAATATTCCGGCATGAAGTTCGGCATGTTCTACGCAGGCGAGCTCCTGCATGCCTTTACTTTCGGCGGCTTTTGGGCGATCCTGTTCTTCGGCGGATACCGCTTCTTCGGTCTGGAGCAGGTCAGCCCGTTCCTGGCAATCCTGATCCTCATCATCAAGGCGATGATCGGTTACTGGCTCATCATGTGGGTCCGCTATACGGTGATGCGTACCCGTATCGACCAGATGCTTGCCTTCAACTGGAAATTCCTGACCCCGCTGGCGTTTGCGCTGGTGCTGGTGACGGCATTGATGAACGCGCTTCTTGCCGGCGCTCCAACCTGGCTCTACATCCTCGGCATGTTCCTCGCTAACGTGGTGACCGGCTGGGTCGCGCTCGAGATCGCCCGCTCCGTTACCCGCAAAGAGCGTGAACAGGTCGAGGGTCCGGCGAAGACGGCGGAGGCTTCCCATTGA
- the nuoL gene encoding NADH-quinone oxidoreductase subunit L yields the protein MTTELLIWLIPLPPVLAFFLIVLFTNKSKALSHTVGVGAVFLSFLAAMVVFVRALGVEHLGEHPFESAVNWLPTGNTWLKIGVLVDPLGAAVLFFVAITILMIFLYSVGYHNFGQPKGDHDHAGLPPHGATVTDEHGHKHTVPSVEPMYSRFFAFLGLFAFGMYVLVISDNLLTMFAGWEIMGLCSYLLIGFWYGKPSARNAAIKAFMTTRIGDVFMLLGIAFLYSVTGTLSFREIFNETTLNTLASVPTGVLGLSAAGLIAVLLFIGTIGKSAQWPLHVWLPDAMEGPTPVSAMIHAATMVSAGVYAVIRMFPLLTAGYDGHGLTPEMTFVAFIGTFTAIFAATIALAQNDIKRVLAYSTISQLGFMIAALGIGAYVAAAFHLITHAFFKALLFLGSGSVIHGMEHGVLHTGNHNVDPQDMYNMGGLRKKMPITFWTFLIGGFALSGFPLVTAGFWSKDEILADAWYHNHYLVFGTLALAAFLTAFYTMRQITLTFLGEPRTEEAKHAHETPWTMTTPLVVLSFFAITYGWVGIPEKFPLIGGLLPNWFHDFVGHTLAEVPKAPEFSWIPLLTSIVVALGGLAAGYFVYRNVKSPEEDKLQIPVLKNKWYFDELYDFLFVKPAAWISEVFVSKWMDQGLIDGILHAFGPGTGGIGSAIRNYFDVPIINRLIGDGSADATWWVGKNLRPIQTGRIQQYLILSLFVLLVVGGLLYFLLLA from the coding sequence ATGACGACTGAATTACTGATCTGGTTAATCCCGCTCCCGCCTGTACTGGCTTTCTTCCTGATTGTGCTGTTCACGAACAAGAGCAAGGCGCTCAGCCATACGGTGGGTGTGGGTGCGGTGTTCCTTTCGTTCCTTGCGGCGATGGTGGTGTTCGTCCGCGCGCTCGGTGTGGAGCATTTGGGCGAGCATCCGTTCGAATCCGCGGTCAACTGGCTGCCGACGGGTAATACCTGGCTGAAGATCGGCGTGCTGGTCGATCCGCTTGGCGCGGCGGTCTTGTTCTTCGTGGCGATCACGATCCTGATGATCTTCCTGTACAGCGTGGGCTATCACAATTTTGGTCAGCCCAAAGGCGATCATGACCATGCCGGTCTGCCGCCGCACGGCGCGACCGTCACCGATGAACACGGACACAAACACACTGTCCCGTCCGTCGAGCCGATGTACTCGCGTTTCTTTGCCTTCCTCGGCTTGTTCGCCTTCGGTATGTACGTGCTGGTCATCTCTGACAACCTGCTGACGATGTTCGCCGGTTGGGAGATCATGGGTTTGTGCTCCTACCTGCTGATCGGTTTCTGGTACGGCAAACCCTCCGCGCGCAACGCCGCCATCAAAGCCTTTATGACCACCCGCATCGGCGACGTGTTCATGCTATTGGGCATCGCCTTCCTGTACAGCGTAACGGGGACGCTTTCCTTCCGCGAGATCTTCAACGAGACGACACTTAATACTCTCGCTTCGGTTCCTACGGGTGTGCTTGGTCTCTCCGCCGCAGGCTTGATCGCAGTCCTGCTCTTTATCGGCACCATCGGCAAATCGGCGCAATGGCCCCTGCACGTCTGGCTGCCCGACGCGATGGAAGGTCCGACCCCGGTCAGCGCGATGATCCATGCCGCGACAATGGTCTCCGCGGGCGTGTATGCAGTCATCCGCATGTTCCCGCTGCTCACGGCTGGTTATGACGGTCACGGTCTCACGCCCGAAATGACCTTTGTCGCCTTTATCGGCACGTTCACCGCCATCTTCGCCGCGACGATCGCTCTCGCACAAAATGACATCAAGCGCGTACTGGCGTACTCGACCATTTCCCAGCTTGGCTTCATGATCGCCGCGCTCGGCATCGGCGCGTACGTTGCTGCTGCATTCCATCTCATTACACATGCTTTCTTCAAAGCGCTGCTCTTCCTCGGTTCCGGCTCCGTCATTCACGGCATGGAGCATGGCGTTTTGCACACCGGCAACCACAACGTTGACCCGCAGGATATGTACAACATGGGCGGTTTGCGCAAGAAGATGCCCATCACATTCTGGACATTCCTCATCGGCGGTTTTGCCCTCTCCGGCTTCCCGCTCGTGACGGCTGGCTTCTGGTCAAAGGATGAAATCCTTGCGGATGCGTGGTACCACAATCATTATCTGGTGTTCGGAACACTGGCTCTCGCCGCCTTCCTGACTGCCTTCTACACCATGCGCCAGATCACGCTGACCTTCCTCGGCGAACCCCGCACGGAAGAAGCCAAACACGCGCATGAGACTCCGTGGACGATGACCACGCCGCTCGTAGTGCTTTCGTTCTTCGCCATCACGTACGGCTGGGTCGGCATCCCTGAAAAATTCCCGCTCATCGGCGGTTTGCTCCCCAACTGGTTCCACGATTTTGTCGGTCACACCCTCGCGGAAGTGCCCAAGGCTCCCGAATTCAGTTGGATTCCGTTATTGACGTCCATCGTTGTCGCGCTCGGCGGCTTGGCGGCTGGTTACTTTGTCTATCGCAATGTCAAATCGCCCGAAGAGGACAAATTGCAGATCCCTGTTCTCAAAAACAAGTGGTACTTCGATGAACTGTACGATTTCCTGTTCGTCAAACCCGCTGCGTGGATCTCGGAAGTCTTCGTCTCGAAGTGGATGGATCAAGGCTTGATCGACGGCATTCTCCACGCCTTTGGACCAGGCACGGGCGGGATCGGAAGCGCGATCCGCAACTACTTCGACGTGCCCATTATCAATCGTTTAATCGGCGATGGGTCTGCGGATGCAACCTGGTGGGTCGGAAAAAATCTCCGCCCGATCCAGACCGGTCGCATCCAGCAGTACCTTATCCTTTCGCTCTTCGTCCTGCTTGTTGTGGGCGGATTGCTCTACTTCCTTTTGCTGGCATAG
- a CDS encoding APC family permease, translated as MSNLFVRKATGLVRSWSVMDAFIYALFSINLITLGLYSFSQMYYFEGGMVNALIISAIFIFFEVVVYAALISVMPRSGGDYVWQSRILGGAVGFILAVTGWWFILWLWVPLYGDMFRHIVLVPLLGVLGAKETALWFAGTQNGAFTASLITLGIVSLFIVLGMKTYARIQKFSFYGGMLGLLIVIVLLLTGSPEAFKAGLESNAASMFGTGAGLYDQTVSLGTEAGAITPFAGGSLALVFLVIPYMVFFNLWPNWGATLYGEVRGATDFKRNMAGMGSALGITTLLGIVLLYAIRNTIGWDFYVQAGAAWWNYAWGFTDVTPALPVWPYPALLASFLTTNKLVQFLVVALMSLWWFGWCATVFLSSTRVIFAAAFDRLLPESVAKLDERTGTPVNALLLMVVPSVVVAYLFNYNLLNFQTLTLCSTLVIAVTFLGTTISAIVLPYTKPDLYRSSPIAKYNVLGIPLITVAGVIFGGFLVYLLYQWIFDPNLLYGIGISNTNSILYMLGNYVLAAVIYFGFKAYRKSKGIDLGKVQAEIPVE; from the coding sequence ATGAGTAACTTGTTTGTCCGTAAGGCGACCGGCTTGGTTCGTTCGTGGTCGGTCATGGACGCGTTCATCTACGCGTTGTTCTCCATCAACCTGATCACCCTCGGTCTGTACAGCTTCAGTCAGATGTACTACTTCGAGGGCGGCATGGTCAATGCGCTCATCATCAGCGCCATCTTCATCTTTTTTGAGGTCGTTGTCTATGCCGCGTTGATCTCGGTCATGCCGCGTTCGGGCGGCGATTACGTCTGGCAGAGCCGCATTCTCGGCGGGGCGGTGGGCTTCATCCTTGCCGTGACGGGCTGGTGGTTCATCCTGTGGCTGTGGGTTCCGTTGTACGGCGACATGTTCCGCCACATTGTGCTGGTACCCTTGCTGGGTGTGCTCGGTGCAAAGGAAACCGCCCTGTGGTTTGCAGGCACGCAGAACGGCGCGTTCACCGCTTCGCTCATCACGCTCGGTATCGTCAGCCTGTTCATCGTGCTCGGCATGAAGACCTACGCCCGCATCCAGAAATTCTCCTTCTACGGCGGGATGCTCGGTCTGCTGATCGTGATCGTCCTGTTGTTGACCGGCTCCCCCGAAGCCTTCAAGGCTGGACTGGAATCGAACGCCGCCTCGATGTTCGGAACCGGGGCTGGGCTCTACGACCAGACCGTTTCCCTCGGGACGGAGGCGGGCGCGATCACACCGTTTGCGGGCGGGTCGCTGGCGCTGGTCTTCCTCGTCATTCCCTACATGGTCTTCTTTAACTTGTGGCCCAACTGGGGCGCGACCCTCTACGGTGAAGTGCGCGGCGCGACCGATTTCAAACGCAACATGGCGGGCATGGGCTCGGCGCTCGGCATCACCACCCTGCTCGGAATCGTCCTGCTCTACGCCATCCGCAACACCATCGGCTGGGACTTTTACGTGCAGGCTGGCGCGGCGTGGTGGAACTACGCCTGGGGCTTTACGGATGTGACTCCCGCGCTTCCGGTCTGGCCCTATCCCGCCCTGCTGGCGTCCTTCCTGACCACGAACAAACTCGTGCAGTTCCTCGTCGTGGCGTTGATGAGTCTGTGGTGGTTCGGCTGGTGCGCGACGGTCTTCCTGTCCTCCACGCGCGTCATTTTCGCCGCCGCCTTCGACCGCCTGCTGCCCGAGTCGGTCGCCAAGTTGGATGAGCGCACCGGTACGCCGGTCAACGCGCTGTTGTTGATGGTCGTCCCATCCGTGGTCGTGGCGTACTTGTTCAATTACAACCTGCTCAACTTCCAGACCTTGACGCTGTGCTCCACGCTCGTCATCGCCGTGACCTTCCTCGGCACGACCATCTCCGCGATCGTCCTGCCGTACACCAAGCCTGATCTGTATCGTTCCTCCCCGATCGCGAAATACAATGTATTGGGCATTCCGTTGATCACGGTGGCGGGAGTCATTTTCGGCGGTTTCCTCGTGTATCTGCTCTATCAGTGGATCTTTGACCCGAACCTGTTGTACGGAATCGGCATCAGTAACACCAACTCCATACTCTACATGCTCGGCAATTACGTACTTGCCGCAGTCATCTATTTCGGCTTCAAGGCATACCGCAAGAGCAAGGGCATCGACCTGGGCAAGGTGCAGGCTGAGATCCCGGTCGAATAG
- the nuoK gene encoding NADH-quinone oxidoreductase subunit NuoK encodes MVPLSWYLIFSAALFSIGLFGVLTRRNAIAILLGVELMLNAVNINLVAFWRYGDVTSMAGQVFAVIVFAVAAAEVAVGLALVISVYRRRNTVIADELDMMKW; translated from the coding sequence ATGGTTCCTCTTTCCTGGTATCTCATTTTTTCAGCGGCGCTGTTCAGCATCGGCTTGTTCGGCGTGCTGACGCGCAGGAATGCGATTGCGATCCTGCTCGGCGTTGAGTTGATGCTCAACGCGGTCAACATCAACCTGGTTGCCTTCTGGCGCTACGGCGATGTGACTTCGATGGCGGGGCAGGTCTTTGCTGTCATCGTCTTTGCCGTCGCCGCCGCGGAAGTTGCCGTGGGTCTGGCGCTGGTCATTTCTGTGTATCGCCGCCGCAATACGGTGATCGCAGACGAACTCGATATGATGAAGTGGTAG